The following are from one region of the Stigmatella ashevillena genome:
- a CDS encoding amidohydrolase family protein: MIIDAHAHLSPTAYGSTEKYLEVLKQSGIEQAVVCPGGMLDVRKMNDFVSGQRKPDAIPKNEYVSQSFRDHPELHGIACVDPCHPQALSQLEELLRQGFHGLMVSPLVHKFTFADEAMAGLATLCGEQGVPIISHNGWRPGANTQDYVQLARKFPRTNFILEHMGAHPSDAEATDACAGLDNFFLETSLGAHLHVVETVKKAGASKLIFGSEFPLSHPALEMKKVYLLPITDGEREQILGGNIRGLLCLD, translated from the coding sequence ATGATCATCGACGCGCATGCGCACTTGTCTCCCACGGCCTACGGCTCCACGGAAAAGTATCTGGAAGTACTGAAGCAAAGCGGTATCGAACAAGCGGTTGTCTGCCCTGGCGGCATGTTGGATGTCAGGAAGATGAACGATTTCGTATCCGGCCAAAGGAAGCCAGACGCGATTCCCAAGAACGAATACGTGAGTCAATCTTTTAGAGACCATCCCGAGCTTCATGGGATTGCTTGCGTGGATCCCTGTCATCCACAGGCGCTCTCTCAACTGGAAGAACTCCTGAGGCAAGGGTTTCACGGCCTCATGGTGTCTCCGCTCGTGCACAAATTTACATTCGCGGATGAAGCCATGGCCGGTTTGGCCACTCTCTGCGGCGAGCAAGGGGTTCCAATCATCTCGCACAATGGCTGGAGACCAGGGGCGAACACCCAGGACTACGTCCAGCTGGCAAGGAAGTTCCCGCGCACGAACTTCATCCTGGAGCACATGGGGGCACACCCCTCCGATGCGGAAGCAACGGATGCTTGTGCCGGGCTGGACAACTTCTTCTTGGAGACGTCGCTCGGTGCTCATCTTCACGTCGTGGAGACAGTAAAGAAGGCAGGGGCAAGCAAGCTCATCTTCGGCTCCGAGTTCCCCCTCTCCCATCCCGCCCTGGAGATGAAGAAAGTCTATTTGCTCCCCATCACGGACGGAGAGCGCGAGCAGATTCTGGGCGGGAACATCCGGGGCTTGCTCTGCCTCGATTGA